One Phaseolus vulgaris cultivar G19833 chromosome 11, P. vulgaris v2.0, whole genome shotgun sequence genomic window carries:
- the LOC137836588 gene encoding uncharacterized protein, which translates to MAEDLPLIVSKAVKDSLKKLQEENSALKESNLITRAEAEKLSCNLLMTEQEHSRLEDAMDAELRSTRKEASDLRQKLHLQVQEKIDLESKLVPYRLKVADLEAARKADAAKMENLEKRSADREVLLGKVEKERDNAIPELAKAREEATKIAAKLPQARDEGKKAAEDLARAREEKEELKKQAQ; encoded by the coding sequence ATGGCGGAGGATCTCCCCTTGATTGTATCGAAAGCCGTGAAGGACTCCCTCAAGAAACTCCAAGAGGAGAACTCAGCGCTCAAGGAGTCAAATCTGATTACGAGGGCTGAGGCTGAAAAGCTCTCATGCAACCTGCTGATGACCGAGCAGGAGCACTCAAGGCTGGAGGATGCCATGGACGCGGAGCTAAGAAGCacgcgcaaggaggcctccgacctgcgccagaaactgcacctccaagtCCAAGAGAAGATCGACTTGGAAAGCAAACTTGTCccttacaggctcaaggtggcggACTTGGAGGCTGCAAGGAAGGCGGATGCGGCCAAGATGGAAAACCTTGAGAAAAGGTCGGCGGATCGGGAGGTGCTCCTTGGGAAGGTTGAAAAGGAGAGGGACAATGCCATTCCTGAGCTCGCTAAAGCTCGAGAGGAGGCCACGAAGATTGCTGCGAAGTTGCCCCAGGCTcgggacgaaggcaaaaagGCTGCTGAAGACCTAGCTCGAGCTCGTGAGGAAAaggaagagctgaagaaacaagcACAATAG